One Segnochrobactrum spirostomi genomic window carries:
- a CDS encoding PLP-dependent transferase has translation MINGADPFEHALLAVAHDETNAFEAVVPPIVQTSLFTFESYDEMVATYRGEKVRPVYSRGLNPTVRHFEETLAALEGGEDALGFASGMAAISSTVLSFVEPGDRIVAVRHVYPDAFRLFGTLLKRMRIEVTYVDGRDEEAVAKALPGAKLFYMESPTSWVMEAHDVGALAALARRHGVISVIDNSWASPIFQRPLTLGVDLVLHSASKYLGGHSDVVAGVVAGPKALIDRLRGETLPYLGGKLSPFDAWLLIRGLRTLPIRMKAHEASALAIARRLKALPIVREVQHPGLANQLPPGLGGTSGLFSFIFEEGIDIRAFADRLKLFKLGVSWGGHESLIVPGEVVLQQKAEPNSAHAFGIDPRSVRLHVGLEGTEALWRDLEEAIASAITT, from the coding sequence ATGATCAACGGTGCCGACCCGTTCGAGCACGCCTTGCTCGCCGTCGCGCATGACGAGACGAACGCCTTCGAGGCCGTCGTCCCGCCGATCGTGCAGACCTCGCTCTTCACCTTCGAGAGCTACGACGAGATGGTTGCGACCTATCGCGGCGAGAAGGTGCGGCCGGTCTATTCGCGCGGGCTGAACCCGACGGTGCGCCATTTCGAGGAGACGCTCGCCGCGCTCGAAGGCGGCGAGGACGCGCTCGGCTTCGCGAGCGGCATGGCGGCGATCTCGTCCACCGTGCTGAGCTTTGTCGAGCCGGGCGACCGCATCGTCGCGGTGCGCCACGTCTATCCGGATGCCTTTCGCCTGTTTGGTACGCTCCTCAAGCGCATGCGTATCGAGGTGACCTATGTCGACGGCCGCGACGAGGAGGCGGTGGCGAAGGCGCTGCCGGGCGCCAAGCTGTTCTACATGGAGAGCCCGACGAGCTGGGTGATGGAGGCTCACGATGTCGGCGCACTCGCTGCCCTGGCGCGCCGGCACGGCGTCATCAGCGTCATCGACAACAGTTGGGCGAGCCCGATCTTCCAGCGCCCGCTCACCCTCGGCGTTGATCTCGTCCTGCATTCGGCGTCCAAATATCTCGGCGGCCACAGCGACGTCGTCGCCGGCGTGGTGGCGGGTCCCAAGGCTCTGATCGACCGCCTGCGCGGCGAAACGCTGCCTTATCTCGGCGGCAAGCTGTCGCCGTTCGATGCCTGGCTGCTGATCCGCGGCCTGCGGACCCTGCCGATCCGCATGAAGGCGCACGAGGCCTCGGCGCTCGCCATCGCGCGGCGGCTCAAGGCGCTGCCGATCGTGCGCGAGGTCCAGCATCCTGGCCTCGCCAACCAATTGCCGCCCGGCCTCGGCGGCACCTCGGGCCTGTTCTCCTTCATCTTCGAGGAGGGCATCGACATCCGCGCCTTCGCCGACCGCCTGAAGCTGTTCAAGCTCGGCGTGTCCTGGGGCGGCCACGAGAGCCTGATCGTGCCGGGCGAGGTGGTGCTCCAGCAGAAGGCCGAGCCGAACTCCGCCCACGCCTTCGGCATCGATCCGCGCTCCGTCCGCCTCCATGTCGGCCTCGAAGGCACCGAGGCGCTGTGGCGCGATCTCGAGGAGGCGATCGCTTCCGCCATCACGACCTGA
- a CDS encoding SphA family protein: protein MSLNGRRLANMWIDTWPCAPLKRAGHAIILLILGLPIAAQAAESPSPITPPGGTDLYQAVLPPESGLYGVVIAMPIGRNFHSYDAQGNQAPASMNAVYDSPTFAGALMYVYPFGVLGGRLMSSAAISAQHYSFKVGDGSHVDQSEGAWGNIYSDIFYWTRNVGLLGAEKGVVPLPYGLNVGAGFAMTIPTGTYDEAQALRGLPQPVEPVFSFVPNFAMTYITATNWLTPASSLQLSARAFFGFPTENKTTNYQNGDTYDVDFSVGERIGPVVAGLAGYYQAQYNDDVVNGITKSDSRYSYWGLGPVLEYDIPQYNMSMKAKFQQQFDVKNSLDMQILSFSVAIKF, encoded by the coding sequence ATGTCTCTAAATGGCCGGCGCCTGGCGAATATGTGGATCGATACATGGCCATGCGCGCCTCTCAAGCGCGCCGGGCATGCGATTATTCTTCTTATTTTGGGTCTCCCGATCGCTGCGCAAGCCGCGGAAAGTCCGAGCCCGATCACGCCCCCGGGCGGCACCGATCTCTACCAGGCGGTGTTGCCCCCCGAATCAGGGCTTTACGGCGTGGTCATCGCGATGCCGATCGGCAGGAACTTTCACTCTTACGACGCCCAGGGGAATCAAGCGCCCGCGTCGATGAATGCGGTTTACGATTCGCCGACCTTCGCCGGGGCCCTGATGTATGTCTATCCCTTCGGCGTGCTGGGCGGCCGCCTCATGTCGAGCGCTGCAATCAGCGCTCAGCACTACAGCTTCAAAGTCGGTGATGGATCACATGTCGATCAGTCGGAAGGGGCTTGGGGAAATATCTACAGCGACATCTTCTATTGGACGCGAAATGTCGGTCTCCTCGGCGCCGAGAAGGGCGTGGTGCCTCTGCCCTATGGTCTCAATGTCGGGGCTGGTTTTGCGATGACCATTCCGACTGGGACGTATGACGAGGCACAAGCCCTGCGCGGCCTGCCGCAACCGGTTGAACCTGTCTTCTCCTTCGTGCCGAATTTCGCGATGACCTACATCACGGCAACGAACTGGCTTACGCCCGCGAGCAGCCTCCAACTGAGCGCCCGCGCATTCTTCGGCTTCCCGACCGAGAACAAGACGACGAATTATCAGAATGGCGACACATACGACGTAGATTTCTCGGTTGGCGAGCGTATCGGTCCCGTCGTCGCCGGTCTGGCGGGATATTATCAGGCCCAATACAATGATGACGTCGTCAATGGAATTACAAAGTCCGATAGCCGTTATTCATATTGGGGATTAGGACCCGTCCTCGAATATGATATTCCGCAATATAATATGTCGATGAAAGCGAAATTTCAGCAACAGTTCGACGTCAAGAATAGCTTGGATATGCAAATCCTATCGTTCTCGGTGGCGATCAAATTCTAA
- a CDS encoding FadR/GntR family transcriptional regulator, whose protein sequence is MPPTAARPTIAPLPPLDRASQVLDSLVTYIDGAALAPGDRLPAERELMAALGVGRSTVREVIRHFQALGVMETRKGSGTYLLKPINAATIHMPLSLDAASLRDALLQTLEVRRGIECEACMVAARRRTAEDIAIIEAKLDEMERVHHLKGTAGEEDLAFHLAIYDATHNPLFRQLLEQMREAFERFWDKPFDRPDFARRSFPFHRRLFNAIVAQDTEAARLETLKILDIVEEDIKDMAG, encoded by the coding sequence ATGCCGCCGACCGCTGCGAGACCGACCATCGCTCCCCTGCCGCCGCTCGATCGCGCGAGCCAGGTGCTCGATTCGCTCGTGACCTATATCGACGGCGCCGCGCTCGCCCCCGGCGACCGTCTGCCGGCCGAGCGCGAGCTGATGGCGGCCCTCGGCGTCGGTCGCTCGACGGTGCGCGAGGTGATCCGCCACTTCCAGGCGCTCGGCGTGATGGAGACGCGGAAGGGCAGCGGCACCTACCTGCTCAAGCCGATCAACGCGGCGACCATCCACATGCCGCTGTCGCTCGATGCGGCGAGCCTGCGCGATGCGCTGTTGCAGACCCTGGAAGTGCGCCGCGGCATCGAGTGCGAGGCCTGCATGGTCGCCGCGCGCCGCCGCACCGCCGAGGACATCGCGATCATCGAGGCTAAGCTCGATGAGATGGAGCGCGTCCACCACCTCAAGGGGACCGCGGGCGAGGAAGACCTCGCCTTCCACTTGGCGATCTACGACGCGACCCACAACCCCCTGTTTCGCCAGCTTCTCGAACAGATGCGGGAGGCCTTCGAGCGGTTCTGGGACAAGCCGTTCGACCGGCCGGATTTCGCCCGCCGCTCCTTTCCTTTCCACCGCCGCTTGTTCAACGCGATCGTTGCCCAGGACACCGAAGCGGCGCGCCTCGAAACACTGAAGATCCTCGACATCGTCGAGGAGGACATCAAGGACATGGCCGGATGA
- a CDS encoding AraC family transcriptional regulator translates to MEESISRLADLIARHCDVSRWTTPIPRLTLLRSDTPTMPIGVTYNPVVCFIAQGAKRAILGERVFDYDPAHYLVASVDLPVTGGISRASPQEPYLAASLALDRSLLATMLLEMGDGPRSTDPQPGMAVTAMTPDLLDSLIRLVSLLDRPTDAAMLAPLVEREILYRLLCGEQGALLRQIALADSSVSRVSRVITWIRANFAKPLRIELLAEIAGMSASSLHRHFKAVTTMSPLQYQKQLRLQEARRLLLSQHVDAASIGFSVGYESPSQFSREYSRLFGAPPARDATRLRALTGAGLAPFSPAP, encoded by the coding sequence ATGGAAGAATCCATCTCCCGTCTCGCGGACCTCATCGCCCGACATTGCGACGTGTCGCGGTGGACGACGCCGATCCCGCGTCTGACGCTGCTGCGCTCCGACACGCCGACGATGCCGATCGGCGTCACCTACAATCCCGTCGTCTGCTTCATCGCCCAAGGCGCCAAGCGGGCGATCCTGGGCGAGCGGGTGTTCGATTACGATCCGGCGCACTATCTCGTTGCCTCGGTCGACCTGCCGGTCACCGGCGGCATCTCGCGGGCGAGCCCGCAGGAGCCTTATCTCGCCGCCTCGCTCGCGCTCGACCGCAGCCTGTTGGCGACCATGCTGCTCGAGATGGGGGACGGTCCGCGCAGCACCGATCCGCAGCCGGGTATGGCGGTCACCGCGATGACGCCGGACTTGCTCGATTCCCTCATCCGGCTCGTGTCGCTGCTTGATCGTCCGACCGACGCCGCGATGCTTGCGCCGCTCGTCGAGCGGGAAATCCTCTACCGCCTCCTGTGCGGCGAACAGGGTGCGCTTCTGCGTCAGATCGCGCTCGCGGACAGCAGTGTCTCGCGGGTCAGCCGGGTCATCACCTGGATCCGGGCCAATTTCGCCAAGCCGCTCAGGATCGAGTTGCTCGCCGAGATCGCCGGCATGAGCGCATCCTCGTTGCATCGTCATTTCAAGGCGGTGACGACGATGAGCCCGCTTCAATATCAGAAGCAGCTTCGGCTTCAGGAGGCACGGCGCCTTCTGCTGTCCCAGCACGTCGATGCGGCGAGCATCGGCTTCAGCGTCGGCTACGAGAGCCCCTCCCAGTTCAGCCGGGAATATAGCCGCCTGTTCGGGGCGCCCCCCGCCCGCGACGCGACCCGGCTCCGCGCGCTGACCGGTGCCGGCCTGGCGCCGTTCAGTCCGGCTCCCTGA
- a CDS encoding SDR family NAD(P)-dependent oxidoreductase, translating into MVKTWFVTGATRGIGAEIVKAALAAGDNVAATGRSVDALRNAFPASDALLCLALDVTDRARIAAAVDTTLARFGRIDVLVNNAGFGLLGLFEETAPGDAEHQFATNVFGLFDVTRAVLPAMRAERGGHIFNLSSIAGIRGGPGASLYCASKHAVEGFSESLSHEVAPFGIRVTLIEPGFFRTDFLDPSSVKTAAHPVADYAEASRAIHEGYAARNHQQAGDPAKLAAVTVRLANEPNPPLRFAAGSDAVEVVTAKIARLQGDLDAWRAVSVSTDGAFEAA; encoded by the coding sequence ATGGTCAAGACTTGGTTCGTCACCGGCGCCACCCGCGGGATCGGCGCGGAGATCGTCAAGGCCGCGCTCGCGGCGGGAGACAACGTCGCCGCCACCGGCCGCAGCGTCGACGCCCTGCGCAACGCCTTCCCGGCCAGCGACGCCCTCCTCTGCCTTGCCCTCGACGTCACCGATCGGGCGCGGATCGCCGCCGCGGTCGACACCACCCTCGCCCGCTTCGGCCGCATCGACGTGCTCGTCAACAATGCCGGCTTCGGGCTTCTCGGCCTGTTCGAGGAGACCGCGCCGGGCGATGCCGAGCACCAGTTCGCCACCAACGTGTTCGGCCTCTTCGACGTCACCCGCGCGGTCCTGCCGGCGATGCGCGCCGAGCGCGGCGGGCATATCTTCAACCTCTCCTCGATCGCCGGCATCCGCGGCGGCCCGGGCGCCTCGCTCTATTGCGCGAGCAAGCACGCGGTCGAAGGCTTTTCGGAATCGCTCTCCCACGAAGTCGCGCCGTTCGGCATCCGCGTGACGCTGATCGAGCCCGGCTTCTTCCGCACCGACTTTCTCGATCCGAGCTCGGTCAAGACCGCGGCCCACCCGGTCGCCGACTATGCCGAGGCATCGAGGGCCATCCACGAAGGCTATGCGGCGCGCAATCACCAGCAGGCCGGCGATCCGGCGAAGCTCGCCGCCGTGACGGTCCGGCTCGCCAACGAGCCCAATCCCCCGCTGCGCTTCGCCGCCGGCAGCGACGCCGTGGAGGTCGTCACCGCGAAGATCGCGCGGCTGCAGGGCGATCTCGATGCCTGGCGGGCCGTCTCCGTCTCCACGGACGGGGCGTTCGAGGCCGCCTGA
- the tehA gene encoding dicarboxylate transporter/tellurite-resistance protein TehA → MPMRLPAIPASFFGMVLGLSGLGVAWRAAHRVWGLPAAIGETLMALAALVWLAVSVLYVLKWVFRREAARQELDHPVQCCFVGLMGVATMLVGGAAQQPYSAAVALVLFALGAAFTLGFALWRTGGLWRGGRDHAHSTPVLYLPAVAGSYVVAAVAGGLGFTDWGQIAFGAGLFSWLAIESVLLHRLITLDSLPAPMRPLLGIQLAPAPVGAVAYLSVTNGPPDVFAHAMIGYGLLQALIVIRLLPWLRQAPFAPSYWAYTFGVAALSVAPLRLLERGDGGAIGILAPILFVGANLVVGLVAIGTLRLAVAGRLLPKAEPASTAPTVANGEVVTAGSTGR, encoded by the coding sequence ATGCCGATGCGGCTGCCTGCGATCCCCGCTTCGTTCTTCGGCATGGTGCTCGGCCTCTCCGGGCTCGGCGTCGCCTGGCGCGCCGCGCACCGGGTCTGGGGCCTGCCGGCGGCGATCGGCGAGACGCTGATGGCGCTCGCCGCTCTGGTGTGGCTCGCCGTCAGCGTTCTCTATGTCCTCAAATGGGTGTTCCGGCGCGAGGCCGCGCGGCAGGAGCTCGACCATCCGGTCCAATGCTGCTTCGTCGGGCTGATGGGCGTTGCGACGATGCTGGTCGGCGGCGCCGCGCAGCAGCCCTATTCGGCGGCGGTCGCTCTGGTCCTGTTCGCCCTCGGCGCGGCCTTCACGCTCGGCTTCGCGCTGTGGCGGACGGGCGGCCTGTGGCGGGGCGGGCGCGATCATGCCCACAGCACCCCGGTGCTCTATCTGCCCGCGGTCGCGGGCAGCTATGTGGTCGCCGCCGTCGCCGGCGGCCTCGGCTTCACCGATTGGGGGCAGATCGCCTTCGGCGCCGGGCTCTTCTCGTGGCTCGCGATCGAGTCGGTCTTGCTCCACCGCCTCATCACGCTCGACAGCCTGCCGGCCCCGATGCGGCCGCTGCTCGGCATCCAGCTCGCGCCTGCACCGGTGGGGGCGGTCGCCTATCTCAGCGTCACCAACGGGCCGCCGGACGTGTTCGCCCACGCCATGATCGGCTATGGCCTGCTCCAGGCCCTCATCGTGATCCGCCTGCTGCCGTGGCTGCGGCAGGCGCCGTTCGCGCCGTCTTATTGGGCCTACACCTTCGGCGTGGCGGCCCTCTCCGTCGCGCCGCTGCGCCTGCTCGAACGCGGCGATGGCGGCGCGATCGGCATCCTCGCACCGATCCTGTTCGTGGGTGCGAACCTCGTCGTCGGCCTCGTCGCGATCGGCACGCTCCGCCTCGCCGTCGCCGGCCGTCTGCTGCCGAAGGCGGAACCCGCGTCCACCGCTCCGACGGTGGCGAACGGCGAGGTCGTGACGGCAGGCTCCACCGGACGCTGA
- a CDS encoding aldo/keto reductase, with product MRYNPLGQTGLLVSELCLGTMTFGGGEGIWRNIGDLQQAEADEIVRGALDAGINFIDTANVYAEGLSEQITGQALRNLGVARDEVIVATKVFGRVGSTPNAGGASRGHILDQAKASLKRLQLDHIDLYQIHGFDPLTPIEETLEALDQLVRQGYVRYVGVSNWGAWHVAKGLGIAERRHLAPIRSLQAYYTIAGRDLEREIVPMLTAEKVGLMVWSPLAGGLLSGKYGRDGKGSDGRRANFDFPPVNRTRAFDVIDAMRPIAEAKGCTIAQVALAWLLHQPVVTTVIIGAKRPEQLRENIAATEVVLSAEERATLDAVSALPAEYPGWMFERQSSYRFGQSPLR from the coding sequence ATGCGCTACAATCCGCTCGGCCAGACCGGCCTGCTCGTTTCCGAACTCTGCCTCGGCACGATGACCTTCGGCGGCGGAGAAGGCATCTGGCGCAATATCGGCGACCTCCAGCAGGCCGAGGCCGACGAGATCGTCCGCGGCGCCCTCGACGCCGGCATCAACTTCATCGACACGGCGAACGTCTATGCCGAAGGCCTCTCGGAGCAGATCACCGGTCAGGCGCTGCGCAATCTCGGCGTCGCCCGGGACGAGGTGATCGTCGCGACGAAAGTTTTCGGCCGCGTCGGCTCCACGCCGAACGCCGGCGGCGCCTCCCGCGGTCACATCCTCGATCAGGCGAAGGCGAGCCTGAAGCGGCTTCAGCTCGATCATATCGACCTCTACCAGATCCATGGCTTCGACCCGCTGACGCCGATCGAAGAGACGCTCGAAGCCCTCGATCAGCTCGTTCGCCAGGGCTACGTGCGCTATGTCGGCGTGTCGAACTGGGGCGCCTGGCATGTCGCCAAGGGGCTCGGCATCGCCGAGCGGCGCCATCTCGCGCCGATCCGCTCGCTCCAGGCCTATTACACGATCGCCGGCCGCGATCTCGAGCGCGAGATCGTGCCGATGCTGACGGCCGAAAAGGTGGGATTGATGGTGTGGAGCCCCCTCGCCGGCGGCCTCCTCAGCGGCAAATATGGCCGCGACGGCAAGGGATCGGACGGGCGGCGGGCGAATTTCGACTTCCCGCCGGTCAATCGTACCCGCGCCTTCGACGTGATCGACGCGATGCGGCCGATCGCGGAGGCGAAGGGATGCACCATCGCCCAGGTCGCCCTCGCCTGGCTGCTGCATCAGCCGGTCGTCACCACCGTCATCATCGGCGCCAAGCGGCCGGAACAGCTCCGCGAGAACATCGCGGCGACGGAGGTCGTCCTGTCGGCCGAGGAGCGCGCCACGCTCGACGCCGTGAGCGCCCTGCCCGCCGAATATCCGGGCTGGATGTTCGAACGCCAGTCGTCCTACCGGTTCGGGCAGAGCCCGCTGCGCTGA
- a CDS encoding invasion associated locus B family protein, protein MSRSVKIALVTAMTLAMTVCAEAQTTKTKTAPSASAEQATSTLPGGATSLQETYDDWSVACAMPGGRKSCSFSQTQVNQQNQQRVLAIELTSGQDGAITGVLAMPFGLALADGVTLQIDDAAPGGQIAYQTCLPVGCVVPLKFNADYLANLEKGKQLKVNAVAADTGKPLTFTISLKGFAPALSRTRSLSQ, encoded by the coding sequence ATGTCCCGTTCCGTGAAGATCGCGCTCGTCACCGCCATGACGCTCGCGATGACGGTGTGTGCCGAGGCTCAGACCACCAAGACGAAGACGGCTCCGTCTGCGTCGGCCGAGCAGGCGACGAGCACGCTGCCGGGCGGAGCGACCTCCCTCCAGGAGACCTACGACGATTGGAGCGTCGCCTGCGCGATGCCGGGCGGCCGCAAGAGCTGCTCGTTCTCGCAGACCCAGGTCAACCAGCAGAACCAGCAGCGCGTGCTCGCGATCGAGCTCACCTCCGGCCAGGACGGCGCGATCACCGGCGTGCTCGCGATGCCGTTCGGCCTCGCGCTCGCCGACGGCGTAACGCTGCAGATCGACGATGCGGCGCCGGGGGGCCAGATCGCCTATCAGACCTGCCTTCCGGTGGGCTGCGTCGTGCCGCTCAAGTTCAACGCGGACTATCTGGCGAACCTCGAGAAGGGCAAGCAGCTCAAGGTGAACGCGGTCGCCGCCGACACCGGCAAGCCGCTCACCTTCACCATCTCGCTCAAGGGCTTCGCCCCGGCGCTGTCGCGCACCCGCTCGCTCTCGCAGTAA
- a CDS encoding TetR/AcrR family transcriptional regulator, with product MRSKSEAVRNRILDVAGEMFLRNGYGSVNMSHISAALGGSKTTLYNHFPTKDLLFQAYMLQQGKDLFDALADIKLVAGDTRGTLIRFGCAYLRLVLSPKAIATNRLVIGECERFPELGRIFYETGVRITIDKIVEMMEALDRHSLLRAENTHLAAMTFKAMMEMDLSEKSMWGVIDPPDEASILQSVTTAVDAFLNHFGQRA from the coding sequence ATGCGAAGTAAAAGCGAGGCAGTCCGCAACCGCATCCTTGATGTCGCGGGCGAAATGTTTCTTCGAAACGGCTACGGATCCGTAAATATGTCCCATATTTCCGCAGCGTTGGGCGGATCAAAGACGACATTATACAATCATTTTCCGACAAAGGATCTTCTATTTCAGGCGTATATGCTACAACAGGGCAAAGACCTTTTCGACGCTCTGGCGGACATCAAGCTTGTTGCCGGCGATACGCGCGGAACACTGATCCGGTTCGGATGTGCATATCTCAGACTTGTGCTGTCGCCGAAGGCTATCGCCACGAACCGCCTCGTCATCGGAGAGTGCGAGCGCTTTCCCGAACTCGGCCGGATTTTCTACGAGACCGGCGTCCGGATTACGATCGACAAGATCGTCGAGATGATGGAAGCCCTCGACAGGCACAGCTTGCTGCGCGCCGAAAATACGCACCTCGCGGCCATGACGTTCAAAGCAATGATGGAGATGGATCTCTCAGAGAAGTCGATGTGGGGCGTTATCGACCCGCCGGACGAGGCGTCCATCCTCCAATCCGTCACGACGGCCGTCGACGCTTTTCTGAACCACTTCGGCCAACGCGCATAG
- a CDS encoding helix-turn-helix domain-containing protein, with amino-acid sequence MARHGIRKKALMLVDERRIFYRGAIPDARDRCVGGYVFYLTLGSPFLFRRSGDWTAVTAAITEPYEVHSVRGEGEVLVQYILEQEDARLGLGCATAKEQAIVAFVSRYEVRSSLWSVSGSWVDDLAGKVDPILFPKPVQRRIIDDRIRTVIDQICEQPADRHSAGVCAALADLSVSRFLHVFSQEIGASFRKFLAWKRARALFHAITEKMSLTEVALDAGYADSCHFSNAVKSIYGLRPKDMWAAGRDAEVVYGIRQAAISSQLERDIR; translated from the coding sequence ATGGCACGGCATGGCATCCGCAAAAAGGCGCTGATGTTGGTGGACGAGCGCCGCATCTTCTATCGAGGCGCGATCCCGGATGCGCGCGATCGTTGTGTCGGCGGCTATGTCTTCTATCTGACTCTCGGCAGCCCCTTTCTCTTCAGAAGGAGCGGGGACTGGACGGCCGTGACCGCGGCGATCACCGAGCCCTACGAGGTTCACTCGGTCCGCGGGGAGGGCGAGGTCCTCGTGCAATATATCCTGGAGCAGGAGGATGCCCGGCTCGGTTTAGGGTGCGCGACGGCCAAGGAACAAGCTATCGTCGCCTTCGTCAGCCGATACGAGGTCAGATCGTCTTTATGGAGCGTCAGCGGCAGTTGGGTTGATGACCTTGCAGGGAAGGTCGACCCGATTCTCTTTCCTAAGCCGGTCCAGCGGCGCATCATCGACGACCGCATACGGACCGTGATCGACCAAATTTGTGAGCAACCCGCCGATCGGCATTCCGCTGGAGTTTGCGCGGCGCTGGCCGATCTGTCGGTCTCGCGCTTTCTTCATGTGTTCAGCCAAGAGATCGGTGCGTCCTTTCGAAAGTTCCTGGCGTGGAAACGCGCGCGGGCCCTCTTCCACGCCATCACTGAAAAGATGAGCCTCACTGAGGTGGCATTGGACGCCGGATATGCAGATTCCTGCCACTTCAGTAATGCGGTCAAAAGTATTTATGGGCTTCGCCCGAAAGACATGTGGGCAGCCGGCCGTGATGCCGAAGTGGTGTACGGCATTCGACAGGCCGCCATCTCATCTCAGCTCGAACGAGATATCCGATAG
- a CDS encoding carotenoid oxygenase family protein, whose translation MTTVFPSSPEFTGPAYTPARFEGDVYDLVVEGEVPTAIKGTYYQVAPDPQYPPMLGQDIFFNGDGCIHAFTFADGHVDFKRRYVLTERLKAQREARRSLHGVYRNTYTNDPLVSGLSNSTANTNVIVHHGKLLALKEDSHPYALDPTTMETLGTYDFGGQLTSATFTAHPKIDPVTGDMLCFAYEAKGDATPDIVYYEIDKSGRKTKEVWIRGPYAAMIHDFAVTEHYVVFPLMPLTVDLDRIRKGGRHFEWQPGLDQTFGVLPRDGDAKDVRWFTAPNGFQGHTLNAFDDGHGRVYVDMPVASGNVFPFFPQADGYVPPPETIMSRLTRWTFDMNKAGNSLEASSLTDFICEFPRSDDRYMGRPYRHGFVAGLDPRRPYDFETLGPPSWAFMNFFAHVDLTTGKVKSWFADDKTSVQEPAFIPKSAGAAEGEGYLVALVNRLAERATDLLVFDAQHLDDGPIATVKLPVRLRMSLHGNWVPAV comes from the coding sequence ATGACCACCGTCTTTCCGTCAAGCCCGGAATTCACGGGTCCCGCCTACACGCCCGCCCGATTCGAGGGCGATGTCTATGATCTCGTCGTGGAAGGCGAGGTGCCCACCGCCATCAAGGGAACGTATTATCAGGTCGCTCCGGACCCGCAATATCCGCCCATGCTCGGGCAGGATATCTTCTTCAACGGTGACGGCTGCATTCATGCCTTCACCTTTGCTGACGGGCATGTCGATTTCAAGCGCCGCTATGTGTTGACCGAGCGGCTCAAAGCGCAGCGCGAAGCACGGCGTTCTCTTCACGGAGTTTACCGGAATACCTACACCAACGATCCGTTGGTGAGCGGGCTGTCCAATTCCACGGCCAATACCAATGTCATCGTGCACCATGGTAAGCTGCTGGCTCTCAAGGAGGACAGCCATCCCTACGCGCTCGACCCGACGACGATGGAGACGCTGGGGACATACGATTTCGGTGGCCAGCTTACCAGTGCGACGTTCACGGCCCATCCGAAGATCGATCCCGTAACGGGCGACATGCTTTGCTTCGCCTATGAGGCGAAGGGAGATGCGACTCCGGATATCGTCTATTACGAGATCGACAAATCCGGAAGGAAGACGAAAGAGGTCTGGATCCGCGGGCCGTACGCGGCGATGATCCACGACTTCGCGGTCACCGAACATTATGTCGTGTTCCCGCTCATGCCGCTGACGGTCGATCTCGACCGAATCCGGAAGGGCGGGCGCCACTTTGAATGGCAACCGGGGCTCGATCAGACGTTCGGCGTGCTGCCGCGCGACGGAGACGCCAAGGACGTCCGCTGGTTCACGGCGCCGAACGGCTTCCAGGGGCATACCCTCAACGCCTTCGACGATGGACATGGGCGCGTATACGTCGACATGCCTGTCGCGTCCGGAAATGTGTTTCCGTTCTTTCCGCAGGCCGACGGCTATGTTCCGCCGCCGGAAACAATCATGTCGCGGCTCACTCGTTGGACCTTCGATATGAACAAAGCGGGCAACAGCCTTGAGGCTTCGTCGCTCACCGATTTCATTTGCGAATTTCCCCGCAGCGACGACCGCTACATGGGACGGCCCTACCGCCACGGCTTCGTAGCCGGGCTTGATCCCAGGCGGCCCTATGATTTCGAAACGCTCGGCCCGCCCTCTTGGGCGTTCATGAACTTTTTTGCCCATGTCGACCTTACTACCGGGAAAGTGAAGAGTTGGTTCGCCGACGACAAGACGTCGGTGCAGGAGCCGGCCTTCATCCCCAAAAGCGCGGGTGCGGCCGAGGGCGAGGGTTATCTCGTCGCTCTCGTCAACAGACTTGCCGAGAGGGCGACCGACCTTTTGGTGTTTGACGCCCAGCATTTGGACGACGGGCCGATCGCGACGGTCAAGCTGCCGGTTCGGCTGCGCATGTCTCTGCACGGCAATTGGGTTCCGGCAGTGTAG